Proteins encoded together in one Electrophorus electricus isolate fEleEle1 chromosome 9, fEleEle1.pri, whole genome shotgun sequence window:
- the polr1e gene encoding DNA-directed RNA polymerase I subunit RPA49 isoform X1 has protein sequence MACVWSPCEEAGEESAVIVKFSNGLVKDTDQLNFQLFKHVDGANPRKKMRRIVVAESERLSYVGTNFGPGSLQCNNLCKYFVGVLDKRNKIMKVQSAQLYNLQPIIPGESEANAEQNKTQTYKERVDALIEAFGTTKQKRALSSRRMNEVGDDMLQKAVARAANTIIERKGLEALEQEVAEWQAETESTPFLPLCNRDAEKPEDVYPLNGLLSQVEFELLKDVGEKMARLTSEDLKMKERDIPMSVLRHLQSLPKPAKARQQQACCAWYLAFLIRIAKQRKLNRKFDEDSCPRVIFNKVQKNFTVEKFDNGRLKSTVPNSMVVKLASHCLALLLHMGDQTADLTLLHRDLTISEVKMIELAKAMGLKLSRQPTFTSLEESGTCNEHRMASLELPLVRYEHRLQNRKRKKMT, from the exons ATGGCTTGTGTATGGAGTCCCTGTGAGGAAGCCGGAGAAGAAAGCGCGGTTATTG TCAAATTCTCAAACGGACTCGTGAAAGATACCGACCAGCTAAACTTCCAGCTCTTCAAACACGTCGATGGAGCCAATCCAAGGAAGAAAATGCGGCGGATTGTG GTGGCAGAATCCGAGAGATTGTCGTATGTTGGGACCAACTTTGGGCCCGGCTCCTTACAGTGCAACAACTTGTGCAA ATATTTTGTGGGGGTCTTAGATAAAAGGAACAAGATAATGAAGGTACAGAGTGCTCAGCTTTATAACCTGCAGCCCATTataccag GAGAAAGTGAAGCAAATGCTGAACAAAACAAGACCCAGACTTACAAAGAAAGG GTGGACGCCCTTATCGAGGCATTTGGCACCACAAAACAGAAGCGTGCACTGAGTTCCCGGCGGATGAATGAGGTGGGAGACGACATGCTGCAGAAGGCTGTAGCACGTGCTGCCAATACCATCATAGAGCGAAAGGGCCTAgaag catTAGAGCAGGAGGTTGCAGAATGGCAGGCTGAGACGGAGTCCACTCCTTTTCTCCCGCTATGCAACAGGGATGCAGAGAAGCCAGAGGACGTTTACCCACTCAATGGCC TCCTGTCTCAAGTCGAGTTTGAGTTGCTCAAGGATGTCGGTGAAAAGATGGCACGACTGACCTCAGAAGACCTGAAGATGAAGGAGCGCGACAT TCCCATGTCTGTGCTGAGGCACCTGCAGTCCCTCCCCAAGCCAGCTAAGGCTCGGCAGCAGCAGGCCTGCTGTGCCTGGTACCTGGCATTCCTCATCCGCATTGCCAAGCAGAGAAAGCTTAACCGCAAAT TTGATGAGGATAGCTGTCCCCGTGTCATCTTCAATAAAGTGCAGAAAAACTTCACCGTGGAGAAATTTGATAATGGAAG attGAAGAGTACAGTGCCAAATTCCATGGTGGTGAAGTTAGCCTCCCACTGCCTGGCCCTGCTGCTTCATATGGGAGACCAGACGGCTGACCTCACACTCCTACACAGAGACTTGACCATCAGCGAAGTCAA GATGATTGAGTTGGCGAAGGCCATGGGGTTGAAACTGTCCCGACAGCCCACTTTCACCAGCTTGGAGGAGTCAGGAACATGTAACGAACACAGGATGGCCAGCCTGGAGCTGCCGCTAGTGCGCTATGAGCACCGCCTCCAGAACAGGAAGCGCAAGAAGATGACCTAG
- the polr1e gene encoding DNA-directed RNA polymerase I subunit RPA49 isoform X2, which produces MEPIQGRKCGGLWWQNPRDCRMLGPTLGPAPYSATTCARESEANAEQNKTQTYKERVDALIEAFGTTKQKRALSSRRMNEVGDDMLQKAVARAANTIIERKGLEALEQEVAEWQAETESTPFLPLCNRDAEKPEDVYPLNGLLSQVEFELLKDVGEKMARLTSEDLKMKERDIPMSVLRHLQSLPKPAKARQQQACCAWYLAFLIRIAKQRKLNRKFDEDSCPRVIFNKVQKNFTVEKFDNGRLKSTVPNSMVVKLASHCLALLLHMGDQTADLTLLHRDLTISEVKMIELAKAMGLKLSRQPTFTSLEESGTCNEHRMASLELPLVRYEHRLQNRKRKKMT; this is translated from the exons ATGGAGCCAATCCAAGGAAGAAAATGCGGCGGATTGTG GTGGCAGAATCCGAGAGATTGTCGTATGTTGGGACCAACTTTGGGCCCGGCTCCTTACAGTGCAACAACTTGTGCAA GAGAAAGTGAAGCAAATGCTGAACAAAACAAGACCCAGACTTACAAAGAAAGG GTGGACGCCCTTATCGAGGCATTTGGCACCACAAAACAGAAGCGTGCACTGAGTTCCCGGCGGATGAATGAGGTGGGAGACGACATGCTGCAGAAGGCTGTAGCACGTGCTGCCAATACCATCATAGAGCGAAAGGGCCTAgaag catTAGAGCAGGAGGTTGCAGAATGGCAGGCTGAGACGGAGTCCACTCCTTTTCTCCCGCTATGCAACAGGGATGCAGAGAAGCCAGAGGACGTTTACCCACTCAATGGCC TCCTGTCTCAAGTCGAGTTTGAGTTGCTCAAGGATGTCGGTGAAAAGATGGCACGACTGACCTCAGAAGACCTGAAGATGAAGGAGCGCGACAT TCCCATGTCTGTGCTGAGGCACCTGCAGTCCCTCCCCAAGCCAGCTAAGGCTCGGCAGCAGCAGGCCTGCTGTGCCTGGTACCTGGCATTCCTCATCCGCATTGCCAAGCAGAGAAAGCTTAACCGCAAAT TTGATGAGGATAGCTGTCCCCGTGTCATCTTCAATAAAGTGCAGAAAAACTTCACCGTGGAGAAATTTGATAATGGAAG attGAAGAGTACAGTGCCAAATTCCATGGTGGTGAAGTTAGCCTCCCACTGCCTGGCCCTGCTGCTTCATATGGGAGACCAGACGGCTGACCTCACACTCCTACACAGAGACTTGACCATCAGCGAAGTCAA GATGATTGAGTTGGCGAAGGCCATGGGGTTGAAACTGTCCCGACAGCCCACTTTCACCAGCTTGGAGGAGTCAGGAACATGTAACGAACACAGGATGGCCAGCCTGGAGCTGCCGCTAGTGCGCTATGAGCACCGCCTCCAGAACAGGAAGCGCAAGAAGATGACCTAG